The stretch of DNA GGCTGCACAACGATTATGAACCAACCGACTTTAGGGTTTTTGAAACCTGGCTTATCAAATACGTAAATAATTGGGCTAAATGCGATACTCTGTGTAATCATGCAATAGGCTCCTTTGTAGAACTATTCCCCCAATATATTGAAAATCTCAAAGCCTGGACAAAATCAAATAACCGATGGCTAAGGCGTGCCTCGGCAGTAACATTGATCTTGCCTGCCAGAAAAGGAAAATTCTTAGACGATATTTTTGAAATCGCAGACGGCTTATTGAAAGATAAGGACGATTTAGTCCAAAAAGGATATGGTTGGATGCTTAAGGAAGCAAGCAGGAAACATCGGGAAGAAGTGTTTGAATATGTAATGAAAAACAAAAATGAAATGCCGCGAACGGCGCTGAGATATGCTATTGAAAAAATGCCAGAAGATTTGAAACGCTTAGGGATGGAAAAAAATTGATGTCTTAAAGTCACTTTTTATTATAGAACCATTAATATGAAGTATCAGAAATTTTTATAATACCATTCCTCACGAATCACAAACCCTGGTTGCCATAATTTTACTCCTATAAGTTCTCTAATCTTTGCTCTCATCGGCAAGCCGTTTGCGTCTTTTAATTTCCGCAACATTTGGATTATCAAGCGCAAACGATCCGGTCTTGAGCTTTCCGGCGGGTTCATAGGTCGCGATGATGACACCAGTGGTAGAAGTTTTGCTATCGATAAGCTTGAGATTGGCCGGT from Candidatus Methanoperedens sp. encodes:
- a CDS encoding DNA alkylation repair protein; this translates as MITVNVEKLETNKPYEGKEASFDLNIFMDGNTISEIRNDLKEHVDEATKISARSFFKEEVKFFGVKTSIVRKIAKKYFEDIKSKSKNEIFSLCEQLLQTDYGEEAFIAFEWAYWLHNDYEPTDFRVFETWLIKYVNNWAKCDTLCNHAIGSFVELFPQYIENLKAWTKSNNRWLRRASAVTLILPARKGKFLDDIFEIADGLLKDKDDLVQKGYGWMLKEASRKHREEVFEYVMKNKNEMPRTALRYAIEKMPEDLKRLGMEKN